The DNA window ATTAATTGTCATTTTCTATTCACAATTTGTAAACCATTTGTAAACTAGTTTTGTTTTTTCTATATAAAAAAATAACCATCTAGCTAAAACTAGACGGTTACTTCCATTTTATTTTTCATACATAGTGTTTATTTGCTTCTTTATCTGCTCATCTTCTAAAAACTCATCAAAATCTATTTCTTTGTCAAACACACCATTTGGCGTTAATTCAATAACTCTAGTTGCAATAGTTTTAACAAATTTATGGTCATGTGAAGTAAATAATAATGTGCCTTTGAATGATTGTAATCCATTATTTACCGCTTGAATAGATTCTAGATCTAAATGGTTTGTAGGATCATCTAACAACATTACATTAGCTCCTGATAGCATAAGTCTTGAAAACATACATCTAACTTTTTCTCCACCAGATAATACATTAGACTGCTTCTTAGCTTCTTCACCAGCAAAAAGCATTTTTCCCAAGAAACCTCTGATAAATGTTTCATCCTTTTCAGTAGAATATTGTCTAAGCCAATCTATTAAATTAAGTTCTTTATTATTGAAATAATTTCCATTATCTTTTGGCAAATAGCCCTGTGAAGTAGTTACACCCCATTTAAATGATCCTTCATCTGGCTCTAATTCTTCCATTAATATTTTAAATAAAACTGTAATTGCTTGTTCGTTTCTACTTAAAAATACTATTTTATCTCCCTTGTTGATTGTAAATGATATATTATCAAGAATCTTAACTCCATCTATAGTCTTGCTTAAATTCTCAACAAACAATATATCCTTTCCAGCTTCTCTCTCAGGAGTAAATCCAACAAATGGATAACGTCTTGTAGATGGTTCTATATCATCTATTGTAATTTTATCAAGTAATTTTTTTCTAGAAGTCGCTTGCTTTGCTTTAGATGCATTAGAACTAAATCTAGCAATAAACTTCTCCAATTCCTTTACTTTCTCTTCTTTTTTCTTATTTTGCTCTCTCATCAACTGAAGCGCTAATTGACTAGATTCATACCAGAAATCATAATTTCCAACAAACATTTTAATTTTTCCAAAATCAATATCAACCATATGTGTACAAACCATATTTAAAAAGTGACGGTCATGGGACACAACTATTACTGTATTTTGATAATTAATCAAAAATTCTTCAAGCCAGCTAATAGATTCAAAATCTAAATGGTTTGTAGGCTCATCTAATAGTAATATATCTGGCGAACCAAATAATGCCTGTGCTAAAAGTACCTTTACCTTTTCGCTACCCTTCAGTTCTCTCATATACTTATCATGTTGGTCTTTCATTATCCCAAGACCTATAAGTAGCTTCTCTGCATTTGTCTCTGCATCCCATCCATCCATTTCTGCAAATTCACTCTCTAATTCAGCCGCTTTCATTCCATCTTCTTCTGAAAAATCAGCTTTAGCATAAAGTGCATCTTTTTCTTTCATAACTTCCATCAAGCGCTCATGCCCCAGCATTACAGTTTCTAATACTTTTTCATCATCATATGCAAAGTGATCCTGCTTTAATACTGCCAAGCGCTCTCCTGGTGTAATATTTATATCTCCTTTATTAGGTTCTACTTCTCCCGACAAAACTTTAAGGAAAGTAGATTTTCCCGCTCCATTTGCACC is part of the Tissierellales bacterium genome and encodes:
- a CDS encoding ATP-binding cassette domain-containing protein, producing MIGVNGVSLRFGDKKLFENVNLKFTKGNCYGVIGANGAGKSTFLKVLSGEVEPNKGDINITPGERLAVLKQDHFAYDDEKVLETVMLGHERLMEVMKEKDALYAKADFSEEDGMKAAELESEFAEMDGWDAETNAEKLLIGLGIMKDQHDKYMRELKGSEKVKVLLAQALFGSPDILLLDEPTNHLDFESISWLEEFLINYQNTVIVVSHDRHFLNMVCTHMVDIDFGKIKMFVGNYDFWYESSQLALQLMREQNKKKEEKVKELEKFIARFSSNASKAKQATSRKKLLDKITIDDIEPSTRRYPFVGFTPEREAGKDILFVENLSKTIDGVKILDNISFTINKGDKIVFLSRNEQAITVLFKILMEELEPDEGSFKWGVTTSQGYLPKDNGNYFNNKELNLIDWLRQYSTEKDETFIRGFLGKMLFAGEEAKKQSNVLSGGEKVRCMFSRLMLSGANVMLLDDPTNHLDLESIQAVNNGLQSFKGTLLFTSHDHKFVKTIATRVIELTPNGVFDKEIDFDEFLEDEQIKKQINTMYEK